The sequence GCATGTTGGAGCTTATATTTAAAGACTCAGTTCCCGGATTGGACTCCCGGTTCCCTAGGCAATTTCTTCGATCCGTTTGCCGGGATTCTAGGTTATTTGTCGGAACTAGAGCAATCTATCAGCGGGGGAGGCCAGGGGATTATAGGATTTGCGAAGAAGTTTTCCCGCTTCCCCTTACTCTTGCTTTTCCTATATGGGACCTTTCTACTTTTTCGCGGAAATTGGAAATTGGGACTCGCATACAGGATCGGTTTCGGGATCACAATGCTGACCGTTTTCTCCGGAGGCTACGTGCTCTATTGGGCTACGTACGAAAACGTTTCCAGGATGTTTACGATCAGTATTCCTCTATTGATCCTTTGGCAAAAGGAGGATGAAAGCCTCCCGAATTCACCATATTGGTATTTACTCGCAATCATACTTGTCGCATTTTTAATCAAATTAGCTCTGATTTCCAAGCCACTGCGTTACGTCGTATGGTGAAGACCCTTATATTTTTTAAAGAAAGGAAGGGTAAAAAATTTCTTAGACTTGATTCTTCTTTTAAAAGATTTATATTGGCTTTATTGTAGGTCCGCTGTTCAGAAATCCGCACGTGTTATAGTTCATACCGATTGGATCCAAGTCGGGTTTCTTAGAAAATCTCTTCTTCCGATTTAACGGTCGTTCAAATCAATCCCCGCATTCTATAGAGAGTAAGCAGTCTTTTTGGGAGGCGAATTGAGTTCCCTTGCGAAGTGTCTTTAGCTACCTAAAATTTTTATTCGAGGAAAGCATGCAGAATCGCAAACTTTTTGTTGGAAATCTTAATTACTCGGTTGGTCAAAACGACATCACCGAATTGTTCTCAAACTACGGAGAAGTCTCTTACGCTAAAATAATCGAAGGTAAGGGATTCGGATTCGTGGAAATGGCGAATGAGGAACAGGCTAACAACGCTAAAAATAGCCTAAACGGAACCGATTTCAAAGGAAGAACTTTGAATATCGATATCGCGAAGCCTCAAACGTTCAAGCCAAGAGGCGGTGGCGGCGGCGGAAGACGCTAAATTTTAATTCTCCGAGAGGCTTAGGCTTCTCGGAGATCTTCCATTAAACTCCGACTTCTTCTTCGCTTTCCTCTTCTTCGAGGCTAAGCAACTCAGTGAGCTCTTTGTAAGCTCTCTCTTTCTCAACCACTCCGGTTTTCTTAATGGCTTTCTTCAGAACGTCGTCCCATTTCTTTTGAGGGATGATCGCCTGCATTTCTTCCAGGACTTCCAAAACATTAATATCGTCTTTGGTATTGAAAATCTCGGTCGCGTCATGGCGGAATAATCCGGATAGTTGGTCTATAAAATCGCCAACGCTAGTCCCTTGTCCGGAGCGTCTGTCCAGGACTTCTTGTTTTTTTTGCGCTTTACGGAGATCTCTTTCTCGTCTCTCCAATTCGGTCCGTTTCATAAAAGAACCCTCTCTTACCGGCTGTTCACTGCCATCATTTCGAATCCTCTTTCCTGGCAAAGAAAAAACCCTGGGAGGATAGGGGAGCGAAACCCGGCGATTACTGCCGATCTGGCATAAAGTTCGAGATTTTACCTAATTAGGAAGGTGTTCTATTCCAAAAAAGAAGAAAACCGTCTCAAACCTTGCTTCCTATACAATTAGACCGATTCGAAATAGAAATTCTTTCCTCAGAAGAGTAGCTGGCACGGTTTTTTTGGACGAATGTTTGTAAAAAGAGAAAGAACGTAAGAAAGAGACTTAATGTTCTCCCATACCGCTTGCTGGAATTCTATATTCTTTCTGGATCCTCGCGTTCGCTTCAGAAAGGATATTCTTATCCATAACGATTTCAGTTCCATCATCTAGAAGAATGACGATATATCGCGACTTCGATCCTTTTACTTCATTAGAAATATCTTTAACAGATTGGATCTGTTTTCCATTTACCTTCGCTACGATCCTTCCTGAAACCTCATGGTATCCATTGTTCGATTCGTCCGGAATGACCTGAGAAAGTAAGATAATCTTACCTTCCTGCTTTCCGGGAGAGCCGAATTTATCATAGTCGAAAGAGTAGAGAAGTTTACGATCCACTTTGGATCTCCAATCCTTTCCCCATTCCAGTAAATAGCCTTCTGAAAGTTCTACGAATAGAAAACCACCGTCGAAATAATAATCGGATTTCAAAGAAGGATTTCTATGAGGAATGCGAACCGAAGAATATGGAAAAGGTTTCAGAGTCAGTGAAATCTCCATTGGATTTCCTCCTCTTAGTATCTTAAGAGGAACTTGCTTACCTGTTTGAAAACCGAATTCGTCTCCGATATGAGCGATATAAG comes from Leptospira semungkisensis and encodes:
- a CDS encoding RNA recognition motif domain-containing protein, producing MQNRKLFVGNLNYSVGQNDITELFSNYGEVSYAKIIEGKGFGFVEMANEEQANNAKNSLNGTDFKGRTLNIDIAKPQTFKPRGGGGGGRR
- a CDS encoding LB_289 family protein, which produces MKRTELERRERDLRKAQKKQEVLDRRSGQGTSVGDFIDQLSGLFRHDATEIFNTKDDINVLEVLEEMQAIIPQKKWDDVLKKAIKKTGVVEKERAYKELTELLSLEEEESEEEVGV